A single genomic interval of Staphylococcus hyicus harbors:
- the ureG gene encoding urease accessory protein UreG gives MKPVKIGIGGPVGAGKTQLIEKVVKQLSKEKSIGVITNDIYTKEDEKILVATGVLPEDRIIGVETGGCPHTAIREDASMNFAAIDELMERHPDIELLFIESGGDNLAATFSPELVDFSIYIIDVAQGEKIPRKGGQGMIKSDYFIINKTDLAPYVGASLDQMAEDTTKFRKDRPFTFTNLKTDEGLEDVIAWIRKDVFLEGLA, from the coding sequence ATGAAACCTGTAAAGATTGGTATTGGGGGTCCTGTTGGGGCAGGGAAAACACAACTCATTGAGAAAGTAGTGAAACAATTATCGAAAGAAAAAAGCATCGGTGTTATTACGAATGACATTTATACTAAAGAAGATGAAAAGATACTCGTAGCAACAGGTGTTTTACCTGAAGACCGAATCATTGGCGTAGAGACGGGAGGCTGCCCGCACACTGCTATCCGTGAAGATGCCTCTATGAATTTTGCGGCCATTGATGAACTAATGGAGCGTCATCCAGATATAGAATTGTTATTTATTGAATCAGGTGGAGATAATTTAGCGGCAACCTTTAGCCCAGAACTTGTCGACTTTTCTATTTATATTATCGATGTCGCGCAAGGTGAAAAAATCCCTCGTAAAGGCGGACAAGGGATGATTAAATCTGACTATTTTATTATCAATAAAACAGACCTTGCACCGTACGTGGGTGCCTCTTTAGATCAAATGGCTGAAGATACGACGAAGTTTAGAAAAGACCGCCCATTCACATTTACGAATTTAAAAACAGATGAAGGTTTAGAAGATGTCATCGCGTGGATTCGTAAAGACGTTTTTCTTGAAGGATTAGCATAG
- a CDS encoding urease accessory protein UreF: protein MINQAELKLFQFCDSQFPTGAFSHSFGLETYIQRNDVRDAPTFQNWLKVFLTEQLTYTDGLAMRMAYEAVENHDIAEMKRIDQVLFVQNIPRETRVGTKQMGKRMAHLAHTLYQDHWIDWYFKEVSAYRLHGHPAVVFTLLGHHLGIDLERIIDYFLYQNISSLTQNAVRAIPLGQTEGQNIVMDMMDFITETRKSIMHQETFNFGLTAPGIEMNQLEHENVDVRIFIS from the coding sequence ATGATTAATCAAGCAGAACTTAAACTCTTTCAATTTTGTGATTCACAATTTCCAACAGGCGCATTTAGTCATTCATTTGGATTAGAAACTTACATTCAACGTAATGATGTTCGTGATGCACCTACTTTTCAAAATTGGTTGAAAGTGTTTCTAACTGAGCAATTAACATATACAGATGGTTTAGCGATGCGTATGGCGTATGAAGCGGTTGAAAATCACGATATCGCAGAAATGAAACGCATTGATCAAGTATTGTTTGTACAAAATATTCCTAGAGAAACGCGTGTGGGTACAAAACAAATGGGAAAACGCATGGCACATTTGGCGCACACTTTGTATCAAGATCACTGGATAGACTGGTATTTTAAAGAAGTCAGTGCATATCGGCTTCACGGTCATCCTGCTGTAGTATTTACATTATTAGGACATCATTTAGGTATTGATTTAGAACGAATTATCGATTATTTCTTATACCAAAATATTTCAAGTTTAACGCAAAATGCGGTGCGAGCCATTCCGTTAGGACAAACAGAAGGTCAAAATATTGTGATGGATATGATGGATTTTATTACAGAAACGCGTAAGTCTATTATGCATCAAGAAACGTTCAATTTTGGACTTACTGCACCAGGCATTGAGATGAATCAATTAGAACATGAAAACGTAGATGTAAGAATATTTATTTCGTAG
- the ureE gene encoding urease accessory protein UreE, translating to MIVEMIQGNIANLKPEDKEIHIEKVYLENADLVKRIQRVTTDHGTEIGIRLNQPIDLQYGDILYRDDKNMIIIDVNSEDIIAIRPRSIKEMGDIAHQLGNRHLPAQFTETEMLVQYDYLVEDLLKGLGIPYEREARKVNQAFKHIGHSHD from the coding sequence ATGATTGTAGAAATGATTCAAGGTAATATCGCAAACTTAAAACCAGAAGACAAAGAGATTCATATTGAAAAAGTATACTTAGAAAATGCGGATCTTGTGAAACGTATCCAACGTGTTACTACAGATCATGGTACAGAAATTGGTATACGGTTAAACCAACCGATTGATTTGCAATACGGTGATATTTTATATCGAGATGACAAAAATATGATTATTATTGATGTCAATTCTGAAGATATTATTGCGATACGACCACGTTCAATAAAAGAAATGGGAGATATTGCGCACCAATTAGGAAATCGTCATTTACCTGCCCAGTTTACAGAAACGGAAATGCTCGTTCAATATGATTACCTCGTAGAAGATTTATTAAAAGGATTAGGTATACCATATGAACGTGAAGCGCGTAAAGTGAATCAAGCCTTTAAACATATAGGACATTCTCATGATTAA
- a CDS encoding YceI family protein: protein MAKYNFDQVHSTLDFSIKHLMVSKVKGTFDDYHVELSGDLNDFSTVKATVKIDVDSINTGNKDRDNHLKSADFFNTDENKEITFKTTKITEDSVTGDLTIAGQTHEETFDFDFNGISVNPMSGGKVTGFSVSGKINREKYGVDFNQALETGGVMIGKDVKFEADAEFSVEE, encoded by the coding sequence ATGGCAAAATATAATTTCGATCAAGTACACAGTACATTAGACTTTTCAATTAAACATTTAATGGTATCTAAAGTTAAAGGAACTTTTGATGATTATCATGTAGAGTTATCAGGTGATCTTAACGACTTTTCAACTGTAAAAGCAACAGTAAAAATTGATGTTGATTCAATTAATACAGGTAACAAAGATCGTGATAATCACTTAAAATCAGCTGATTTCTTCAATACAGATGAAAACAAAGAAATTACATTTAAAACGACTAAAATTACTGAAGATAGCGTAACTGGAGATTTAACAATAGCTGGCCAAACACATGAAGAAACATTTGATTTCGATTTTAATGGCATTAGTGTGAATCCTATGTCAGGTGGTAAAGTTACTGGTTTCTCTGTATCAGGTAAAATTAATCGTGAAAAATATGGCGTAGACTTCAACCAAGCTTTAGAAACAGGTGGCGTGATGATCGGCAAAGATGTAAAATTTGAAGCTGATGCTGAGTTTTCTGTTGAAGAATAA
- a CDS encoding DUF5996 family protein, whose amino-acid sequence MLKMKAWQKERDTLQRIAQMLGKYKLASAFQEPQWAHVILDVTTTGFSTGLLFYHDCTYTIQVDLQAHRIEIVTDRGRADYPLKDGTSIQTYYNWITRTLKQFDIDVSIHPIPQEVADLTPFDEDTVHHHYNEKISLEVLQLMKFAVRALSQFIAPFRARKVKPGLFWGTFDISTLLNYNAFHETFKPSQVIEYAAFDEHFIEFGFWFGDETFEGPTFFILPYPFVDASFTFDQPLSDHAYFDTSLTELIYPLDAVTPESFYDLQTFFNQGFHIFKDHLSWQHCQHYEVPLKMVQNQIGRSPIKTQR is encoded by the coding sequence ATGCTTAAAATGAAAGCATGGCAAAAAGAACGTGACACACTTCAACGCATTGCTCAAATGCTTGGCAAATATAAACTTGCAAGTGCATTTCAAGAACCACAATGGGCACATGTTATTTTAGACGTTACAACGACTGGCTTTTCAACAGGTCTATTATTCTATCATGATTGTACCTATACCATCCAAGTCGACTTACAAGCACATCGAATCGAAATTGTAACAGATCGTGGCCGCGCTGATTATCCGTTAAAAGATGGCACATCCATCCAAACCTATTACAACTGGATAACGCGTACGTTAAAACAATTCGATATTGATGTTTCAATCCATCCTATACCTCAAGAAGTGGCAGATCTTACACCTTTTGATGAAGATACCGTTCATCATCACTATAATGAAAAAATAAGTTTAGAAGTTTTACAGTTAATGAAATTTGCGGTACGTGCGTTAAGCCAATTTATTGCTCCATTTCGTGCGCGTAAAGTGAAACCCGGCTTGTTTTGGGGGACATTTGATATATCTACGTTACTCAATTACAACGCTTTTCATGAAACATTTAAACCTTCGCAAGTAATTGAATACGCAGCTTTTGATGAACATTTTATCGAATTCGGCTTTTGGTTTGGCGATGAAACATTTGAAGGTCCAACTTTCTTTATATTGCCATATCCATTTGTTGATGCATCGTTTACGTTTGATCAACCTTTATCAGATCACGCCTATTTTGATACGTCGTTAACAGAATTAATATATCCGTTAGATGCTGTAACTCCAGAATCATTTTATGACTTACAAACATTTTTTAATCAAGGATTTCATATTTTTAAAGACCATTTATCATGGCAACATTGTCAACATTATGAAGTACCGCTAAAAATGGTACAAAATCAAATTGGAAGATCACCTATTAAAACACAGCGGTAA
- a CDS encoding GNAT family N-acetyltransferase has translation MVEVKHGESKFYVGESESHFDALMTYVPSGNDRIIIDHTEVSDHLQGQGIGKKLVQAAVDYARENDKMILATCPFAKGILEKHSEYHDVFQK, from the coding sequence ATGGTAGAAGTTAAACATGGAGAAAGTAAGTTTTATGTCGGAGAGTCAGAAAGTCATTTCGATGCCCTGATGACTTATGTTCCATCAGGTAATGATCGTATTATTATTGACCATACAGAAGTGAGTGACCATTTACAAGGTCAAGGTATCGGAAAAAAACTTGTACAAGCAGCGGTGGATTATGCGCGTGAAAATGACAAAATGATTTTAGCAACGTGCCCATTCGCTAAAGGTATTCTTGAAAAACATTCAGAATATCATGATGTATTTCAAAAATAA
- a CDS encoding M23 family metallopeptidase: MKKVTAATIATIGFATFGLMHGDAEASEGIQPSAYTTTFSEETNDYITIDAHGNYHHTIDGNWNVSMFEQGLYQSSYIDANGHMHYVYYTQTFQNDNSDTPSQSHEAIQAQYRNDQSQYDASQTYTQSRGDWHVNETDQTGNDTKVGRAASYGMSQQQSGSNAQQNHDSKSNTSQAASGWLKKYPKWQPYGQYTTGGAHYGVDYGMPENTPVYSFTDGKVIDSGWSNYGGGNQITIQEANSNYYQWYMHMNQLNVQAGDTVKKGQQIGLSGNTGNSTGPHLHFQRMSGGIGNQYAVNPDNYLANQ; this comes from the coding sequence ATGAAAAAAGTAACAGCTGCGACAATCGCTACTATTGGATTTGCGACGTTTGGTCTTATGCATGGAGATGCCGAAGCGTCAGAAGGTATCCAACCGTCAGCTTATACTACAACATTTTCAGAAGAAACGAATGATTATATTACGATAGATGCGCATGGTAATTATCATCATACAATAGATGGTAATTGGAATGTGTCGATGTTTGAACAAGGTTTATATCAATCATCATATATTGATGCCAACGGTCATATGCACTATGTTTATTACACGCAAACATTCCAAAATGACAATAGTGACACACCTAGCCAATCTCATGAAGCCATTCAAGCCCAATACCGTAATGACCAATCACAATACGATGCGTCACAGACGTACACGCAGTCTCGGGGAGATTGGCATGTAAATGAGACAGATCAAACAGGTAACGATACAAAAGTTGGAAGAGCCGCTTCTTATGGCATGTCTCAACAACAATCTGGTAGCAATGCTCAGCAAAATCATGACAGTAAGTCGAACACGAGTCAAGCTGCGTCGGGATGGCTTAAAAAGTATCCGAAGTGGCAACCATATGGACAGTATACGACAGGTGGGGCACACTACGGGGTAGACTACGGTATGCCTGAAAATACACCAGTGTATTCATTTACTGATGGTAAAGTCATTGACAGTGGTTGGAGTAACTACGGTGGTGGTAACCAAATTACCATTCAAGAAGCGAACAGTAATTATTACCAATGGTACATGCATATGAATCAATTAAATGTTCAAGCAGGTGATACTGTTAAGAAAGGACAACAAATTGGTTTATCAGGTAACACTGGGAATTCGACAGGGCCACACTTACATTTCCAACGTATGTCTGGTGGTATAGGAAATCAATATGCGGTGAATCCAGACAATTATTTAGCAAATCAATAA
- a CDS encoding MarR family winged helix-turn-helix transcriptional regulator, translated as MNRTETSLKVFIGLKRTNDMLDKKIHKDIKSYGLNVTEFAVLEVLYNRGEHTIQRIKERILIASSSTTYVVTNLEKKGYIQRRQDPKDKRVSYASLTDKGQIFMEEIFPKHADAIASVFSDLTEEELESLQKVLKRISTQAE; from the coding sequence TTGAATCGCACAGAGACGTCATTAAAAGTTTTTATTGGCCTTAAACGCACAAACGATATGTTAGATAAAAAAATTCATAAAGACATCAAATCCTATGGGCTAAATGTTACAGAATTTGCTGTATTAGAAGTGCTCTACAATCGTGGAGAACATACCATTCAACGCATTAAAGAACGCATTTTAATCGCAAGTAGTAGTACCACGTATGTCGTTACCAACTTAGAAAAAAAAGGATATATCCAGCGTCGCCAAGATCCAAAAGATAAACGTGTAAGCTATGCCTCACTTACAGATAAAGGTCAAATATTCATGGAAGAGATTTTTCCAAAGCACGCTGACGCTATTGCTTCAGTATTCTCAGATTTAACAGAAGAAGAACTTGAAAGTTTACAAAAAGTTCTAAAACGCATTAGTACACAAGCCGAGTAA